The following are encoded in a window of Bacteroidia bacterium genomic DNA:
- a CDS encoding bifunctional (p)ppGpp synthetase/guanosine-3',5'-bis(diphosphate) 3'-pyrophosphohydrolase, with protein MQISDAELERNRILNAYRNLLRNCPPQVTKEDKRVIRQAFRYSLESHQGMRRKSGELYIFHPLAVATICAREISLGTTSIVCALLHDVVEDTDITLEDIEGIFGAKIANIIDGLTKISGVVGKTNSMQAENFRKILLTLADDVRVILVKLADRLHNMRTLEAMTRTSQLKIASETLVLFAPLAHRLGLYAIKSELEDLALKYTEPKVYKDISQKLQSSKTQRSKYIRKFIEPLQAAFAEENLRYEIKGRTKSIYSIYNKMRQQDIPFEQVYDLFAVRIILDSEIETEKADCWQVYSIVTDSYTPNPERIRDWISTPKGNGYESLHTTVMGPQGKWVEVQIRSRRMDEIAEKGYAAHWKYKENESGETGLEEWIRKIRELLENPEANALDFLDDFKLNLFSDEVFAFSPKGDIYTLPLNATALDFAFEIHTDVGLSCLGAKVNHKLVPLSYKLKNGDQVEIITSKKQKPNEAWLKFAVTAKARSKIKAALKEDKRKIADVGKEILSRKMRSAKVKFSNDKLLRLSRYFNLPSSLDLFYNIGSGKIDSHRLKTAMDIFQSLEVKKPEPTNGKPKKKSKKILPPAVKPDMVVVGGDTDLDYSFSKCCNPIPGDDIFGFITIGDGIKIHRTNCPNGIRLMSNYGYRIIKAKWAAMEIKDVKTFPVGVRLIGFDSLGIVSRITDIVSKELKVNMQSITVESKDGAFEGSIILLIYDTEHLEQLIQKIKKISGIDTVSRFDVEETLPQT; from the coding sequence ATGCAGATAAGTGATGCAGAGTTGGAGCGGAACCGGATTCTCAATGCCTACAGAAATCTTCTCCGGAACTGCCCTCCACAGGTTACTAAAGAAGATAAACGGGTCATTCGCCAGGCATTTCGCTATTCGCTGGAATCACACCAGGGCATGCGAAGAAAATCAGGGGAGTTGTATATTTTTCATCCATTGGCGGTGGCAACAATTTGCGCCAGGGAGATCAGCCTGGGAACTACTTCCATTGTTTGTGCTTTGCTGCACGATGTGGTAGAGGACACCGACATTACGCTGGAAGATATTGAAGGAATCTTCGGGGCTAAAATCGCCAACATTATTGATGGCCTCACCAAAATATCCGGTGTGGTGGGCAAGACGAATTCCATGCAGGCTGAGAACTTCAGGAAGATTCTGCTCACCCTGGCGGATGACGTGCGGGTGATCTTGGTGAAGCTCGCTGACCGCCTGCACAACATGCGAACGCTGGAAGCCATGACCAGAACTTCGCAGCTAAAAATCGCCTCAGAAACGCTGGTGCTTTTTGCACCGCTGGCCCACCGGCTGGGACTCTATGCCATTAAAAGCGAATTGGAAGACCTTGCCCTCAAGTATACTGAACCCAAGGTGTATAAAGATATTTCACAAAAACTACAATCATCCAAAACGCAGCGGAGTAAATACATACGAAAGTTCATTGAGCCTTTGCAGGCGGCCTTTGCCGAAGAAAATCTGCGGTATGAAATAAAAGGACGCACCAAATCAATTTATTCTATATATAATAAAATGCGGCAGCAGGATATTCCTTTTGAGCAAGTGTATGATCTGTTTGCCGTAAGGATCATCCTGGACAGCGAAATCGAAACAGAGAAAGCCGATTGCTGGCAAGTATATTCCATTGTGACCGACAGCTATACCCCCAATCCCGAGCGCATCAGGGATTGGATCAGCACACCGAAAGGAAATGGTTACGAATCGTTGCATACAACGGTCATGGGGCCGCAGGGAAAGTGGGTGGAGGTGCAAATCCGCAGCAGGCGAATGGACGAGATAGCGGAGAAGGGATATGCCGCCCACTGGAAGTACAAGGAAAACGAATCAGGCGAAACGGGCCTTGAGGAATGGATAAGAAAGATTCGCGAATTGCTTGAAAATCCTGAAGCCAATGCACTGGATTTTCTCGATGATTTTAAGCTGAATTTGTTTTCGGACGAGGTCTTTGCGTTCTCCCCCAAAGGTGACATCTATACTTTGCCGCTAAATGCCACTGCCCTGGATTTTGCATTTGAAATTCATACTGATGTAGGGTTGTCCTGCCTCGGAGCTAAGGTGAATCATAAACTCGTGCCCCTAAGTTACAAGCTGAAAAACGGAGACCAGGTAGAGATCATCACCAGCAAAAAGCAGAAACCCAATGAGGCATGGCTCAAATTTGCAGTCACGGCCAAGGCCCGCTCTAAGATCAAAGCAGCACTGAAAGAGGACAAGCGGAAAATTGCCGATGTAGGGAAAGAGATTCTCTCCCGGAAAATGCGCTCGGCTAAGGTGAAATTTTCCAATGACAAGCTGCTACGACTTTCCCGGTACTTTAACCTTCCATCCTCCCTGGATCTTTTTTACAATATTGGAAGTGGAAAAATTGATTCGCATAGGCTGAAAACTGCAATGGATATTTTTCAGTCGCTGGAAGTCAAGAAACCGGAACCTACTAACGGAAAACCGAAAAAGAAATCAAAAAAGATCCTTCCGCCAGCAGTTAAGCCGGATATGGTGGTAGTGGGTGGAGATACAGATCTCGATTATTCCTTTTCCAAATGCTGTAATCCCATTCCAGGTGATGATATTTTTGGGTTTATTACTATTGGAGACGGCATTAAAATCCACCGGACTAACTGCCCGAACGGGATTCGCTTGATGTCAAATTATGGATACAGAATTATCAAGGCCAAATGGGCTGCGATGGAGATTAAGGATGTGAAGACCTTTCCCGTGGGTGTGAGGCTGATCGGGTTCGACAGTCTGGGAATTGTGAGCCGGATCACTGACATTGTATCCAAAGAACTGAAGGTGAATATGCAGTCTATCACTGTGGAATCAAAAGACGGGGCCTTCGAAGGGTCCATCATTCTGCTGATCTATGACACAGAGCACCTGGAGCAGCTTATTCAAAAGATCAAAAAGATCAGTGGAATAGATACCGTTTCCCGTTTTGATGTGGAGGAGACGTTGCCTCAGACCTGA
- a CDS encoding transcriptional repressor, with translation MTALKPKEDVKDIFSEYLEGKKHRKTPERFAILDEVYSRNDHFDVEMLYLQMKNKNYHVSRATVYNTLDLLLDCNLVVKHQFGNHVALYEKSYGYRQHDHLICVHCTKVFEFCDPRIQEIQNMMGDLLNFNVQNHSLMLYGQPQKSEEGICTNCGKEV, from the coding sequence ATGACCGCACTGAAACCCAAAGAGGACGTAAAAGACATATTTTCAGAATATCTGGAAGGGAAGAAACACCGCAAAACGCCTGAACGCTTTGCGATCCTGGATGAGGTGTATTCGCGTAATGACCATTTTGACGTGGAAATGCTTTATCTGCAGATGAAGAACAAAAACTACCACGTGAGCCGGGCCACGGTTTATAATACGCTCGATTTGCTCTTAGACTGCAATCTGGTGGTAAAGCATCAGTTTGGGAACCATGTAGCCCTTTATGAGAAATCCTACGGTTACCGCCAGCATGATCATCTCATTTGCGTTCATTGCACCAAAGTCTTTGAATTCTGCGATCCGCGCATCCAGGAGATCCAGAATATGATGGGCGATCTGCTCAACTTCAATGTTCAAAACCATTCTTTGATGCTCTATGGCCAGCCTCAAAAATCAGAGGAAGGGATCTGTACCAACTGCGGAAAAGAAGTTTAG